Proteins co-encoded in one Erwinia sp. genomic window:
- the dgaE_2 gene encoding D-glucosaminate-6-phosphate ammonia lyase (ID:JIFNMEKO_02542;~source:Prodigal:2.6): MCSIYEKYGLKQVINASGRMTILGVSTPEKEVVEASPTD; encoded by the coding sequence ATGTGTTCGATTTATGAAAAGTATGGTCTCAAACAGGTGATTAACGCTTCAGGACGAATGACAATTCTCGGAGTGTCAACACCTGAAAAGGAGGTTGTTGAAGCCTCGCCTACGGATTGA